From the Harpia harpyja isolate bHarHar1 chromosome 16, bHarHar1 primary haplotype, whole genome shotgun sequence genome, one window contains:
- the GJA9 gene encoding gap junction alpha-9 protein, with translation MGDWNFLGGILEEVHIHSTIIGKIWLTILFIFRMLVLGVATEDVWNDEQSEFICNTEQPGCRNVCYDEAFPISLIRYWVLQVIFVSSPSLVYMGHALYRLRALEKERQKKKAQVRVELESTELEMTENRKRLERELRQLDQRKLNKAPLRGSLLCTYVIHIFTRSAVEVGFMIGQYLLYGFHLDPLYKCQRDPCPNTVDCFVSRPTEKTVFILFMQSIATVSLLLNILEIIHLGFRKIKMGLCGQNKNKDDPDNFYVNKSKKYSVIPHSSLGVSTTPQKTLPSALSGYTFLMEKQTDTAVYPVLNSPPMFQSVQNNCTESSSNYTHRNQENKSPKRRPATNASDNQTRNTSTNNNEGLLGELGTEAHDVQKEAEKKHFPVVTQNADIALSTCLRSFAEMPSQTSLQPNTTFPITGFRRQHGIGSSWNCSAMVESAGASTNSLPKNSNRRQSSFSANKVQLPYENSSRADTPDSTEEVSSESKQSRNCDSPKPFSLSRRLSLSSNASSRRAPTDLQI, from the coding sequence ATGGGAGACTGGAATTTCCTTGGAGGCATTTTAGAGGAAGTCCACATTCATTCCACTATTATTGGAAAGATTTGGCTAACAATCCTCTTCATATTTCGAATGCTTGTCCTCGGAGTGGCAACTGAGGATGTTTGGAACGATGAACAATCAGAATTTATATGCAATACCGAGCAACCTGGTTGCAGAAACGTGTGCTATGATGAGGCCTTTCCCATCTCTCTCATAAGATACTGGGTCTTGCAAGTTATATTTGTGTCTTCCCCTTCCTTGGTGTATATGGGTCATGCCTTATACAGACTAAGAGCCTTggaaaaagagaggcaaaaaaagaaagctcaggTAAGAGTGGAACTTGAAAGCACTGAAttagaaatgactgaaaatcGGAAAAGACTGGAGAGAGAACTCCGGCAATTGGATCAAAGAAAGCTAAACAAAGCACCTCTGAGAGGCTCTTTGCTCTGCACTTATGTGATACATATTTTCACAAGATCTGCAGTGGAAGTCGGTTTTATGATTGGGCAGTATCTTCTTTATGGCTTTCATCTAGATCCCCTTTATAAATGTCAGAGAGATCCATGTCCAAACACAGTCGACTGCTTTGTATCTAGACCAACAGAAAAGACAGTGTTCATATTATTCATGCAATCAATAGCGACTGTATCATTGCTCTTAAATATCCTAGAAATTATCCACCTAGGATTCCGAAAAATTAAAATGGGACTCTGTGGGCAGAATAAAAACAAGGACGACCCTGACAATTTCTATGTAAACAAATCTAAGAAATACTCTGTGATACCGCACTCTTCTTTGGGAGTATCCACCACCCCTCAAAAAACTCTTCCTTCTGCACTTAGCGGTTATAcctttttaatggaaaagcaaACTGACACTGCTGTCTACCCAGTTCTAAATTCTCCTCCCATGTTTCAGTCTGTGCAAAATAACtgtacagaaagcagcagcaattacACCCATCGCAATCAGGAAAATAAATCGCCAAAGAGGAGGCCAGCTACAAATGCTTCAGACAATCAGACTCGAAATACTAGCACAAATAATAATGAAGGCTTGCTTGGCGAGCTTGGGACTGAAGCGCATGATGtgcaaaaagaagctgaaaagaaacatttccctgTTGTTACTCAGAATGCAGATATAGCTTTGAGCACGTGCTTGAGAAGCTTTGCTGAAATGCCATCTCAAACTTCACTGCAACCCAATACCACTTTTCCTATTACTGGTTTCAGAAGACAACATGGAATTGGTTCATCTTGGAACTGCTCAGCAATGGTTGAGAGTGCAGGAGCTTCAACAAATTCTCTtccaaagaacagcaacagaagaCAAAGCAGTTTCAGTGCAAACAAAGTCCAACTTCCTTACGAAAATTCTAGCCGAGCAGACACTCCTGACTCTACAGAGGAGGTGAGCTCAGAATCTAAGCAAAGTAGAAACTGCGATAGTCCTAAGCCTTTCTCTCTGTCTAGGCGACTGTCGCTGTCAAGTAATGCCAGCAGCAGGCGTGCCCCCACTGATCTTCAAATATAG
- the MYCBP gene encoding C-Myc-binding protein has protein sequence MAHYKAADSKREQFRRYLEKSGVLDTLTKVLVALYEEPEKPNSALDFLKHHLGASAPENPEIEALRLEVAEMKEKYEAVLEENKKLKTKLAQYEPPQDEKHGE, from the exons ATGGCGCATTACAAG GCCGCGGACTCCAAGCGGGAGCAGTTCCGCCGGTACCTGGAGAAGTCGGGGGTGCTGGACACGCTCACCAAGG TGTTGGTAGCCTTATATGAAGAGCCAGAGAAACCAAATAGTGCACTGGA CTTTCTGAAGCATCATCTGGGAGCATCAGCTCCTGAGAATCCAGAAATAGAGGCACTTCGCTTGGAAGTggcagagatgaaagaaaaatacgAAGCTGtgttggaagaaaataaaaaactgaaaaccAAG CTGGCTCAGTATGAACCACCTCAAGACGAGAAGCATGGTGAATAA